The Thermomonospora amylolytica sequence CCGATCCCCGGCTGGCGGCTGCGCACGGTGTGGACGCCGGGCCACTCGCCGGGGCACGTGTGCTTCCTGGACCCCGACCGGCGGCTGCTGCTGTCCGGCGACCACGTGCTGCCGCGGATCACCCCGGCGATCTCCGTCCACCCGCAGCAGCGGCACAACCCGCTGGCCGACTTCTTCGACTCCCTGGACAAGGTGCGCGGGCTGGACGTGGAGGAGGTGCTGCCGGCGCACGAGTACCGGTTCGCCGGGCTGGCCGACCGGGTCGCCGCGCTGGCCGCCCACCACACCACCCGGCTCGACGAGATCGCCCTGCTGGTCATCGCCTCCGGCGAGAACGGGGCCACCGCGTGGGAGCTGGCGCGCCGGCTGACCTGGTCGCGGCCGTGGGAGGAGATCCAGCCGTTCATGCGGCGCACCGCCATGCTGGAGACGCTGGCCCACCTGGTGATGCTGGCGGCCCAGCAGCGGGTGCGGATGCTGGACGGCCCGCCGGTGCGCTGGCGCGCTATGACCGGGTGATGCCGGCGGCCGCGACCGGGCCGAGGCCGGCGACGGCCGCGTCCAGGTCGGGCTCGTCGTGGGCGATCCGGTCCGGCGGCACCCCCAGTTCCCGCAGCGTCCGCACGGTCCGGGCCACCATGGCGGCGGGTCCGCACACGTAGGCGTGCATGTCGGCCGCGGGCAGGTCCTCCAGCCGCTTCAGCGCGTCCGGGACGGCGCCGTGCGGCCCGCCGGACCCGGGGTCGTCGGCCGTCACCGGGATCACCCGTAGCGCCGGGCAGGCCGCCTCCAGGGTCCGCAGCGCGGGCAGGTCGTAGAGCTCGTCGGCGGTGCGGGCGCCCCACACCAGGTCGATCCGGCGGCCCTGGTCCGCGGCGAGGGCCTGCTCGGCCAGCGCCTTGAGCGGGGCCAGCCCGGTCCCGCCGGCGACCAGCAGCAGGTCCCGCTCCCCGGCACGGTCCAGGGTCATGTCGCCCTGCGCCGGGCCGAGCATCACGGTGTCGCCCACGGCGGTGTGCCGGACCAGCGCGCCGCTGACCCAGCCGGCGGGAACGGCCCGCACGTGCAGGGTGAGGGCGCCGTCCGGGCGGGGCGCGTTGGCCACCGAGTAGGGCCGCCACACCCGCGGCCACCGGGACGTCTGGACCGTGACGTGCTGCCCGGCGGCGTACGGCAGCGGCTGGCCGGGACGCACCGTCAGCACCGCGATGTCGTGCCGGCGGCGTTCGTGGCCGACCACCTCGCCGAGCCACCAGGGCGGCGTGCGCGCCGCGTCGGCCTCGGCGGCGTCGGCCATCGTGCGCGCGGCGGCGGCGAACACCGTGGTCCAGGCCGCCTCCACGCGCGGGTTCCAGGCGTCGGCGGCGAACCGGCGCAGCGTCGCCACCAGCGCGGCGCCCACCGCCGGGTAGTGCTCGCGGCACAGGCCCAGCTTGCGGTGCTCGCGGCCGAGCCGGCGCAGCCGGTCCTCGAACGCGGCGGGCTCCTCCAGGCTCCACACCAGCCGGGTCAGCACCCGCAGCACCCGGTCGCGCTGGGCGTCCAGCGCCGGGGGGAACAACGCGCGCAGCCGCGGCTGCTCGGCGAACAGCCGGCCATAGAAATACGCGACCGCCCGATCGGCGTTCGGTTCCAGCAGGGCGAAAGTCTCTTTGACGATCCGGGCATCAGACGACATGGGTTCCACTCGCCCTCTGGCGTATTCCGGGGACTCCGGGAGCGCCGCGGGAGCGATGCGAACATGATCCCTGCCAGCGGCATGTCCGGCTTGCTGAGAGTCTCGCACCGGTTTAGGAAGGGCTCAACCGGTTCCGCCGACGAATGGAATATTCGGTCGCGTGGAATGCCCTCGCGATTGCGCCGGGCGTATCCCGTTCGGTTCCGGTGTCCGGATATCGAACGTGTCCTGCCGATGGCTCCCGGTCACCGGCGGTGAGCGGCACTCGACCGGACCGTCCCGCCCGGCACGGTCGGTGACGAACGGCCCGGCCGGCAGAGGAAAGATCTTCTCCCGGGGAGTGAATTTCCTTGCCGCGATGCGCCGGACGCGGGACCGTGATCGGTAAGACGGGGGGCGGGTATCCATATCCCGAACCGGCCGGTCCGAAAACCCGGACGGCCCGGTTCCCGGAGAGGGGAGCAGGGCATGAGCGACGGCGTGACCGGTGCGCCGCGCGGCGCACCGCCGATCATCGGGGTGACCTCCTACGAGGAGCCCGCCCGCTGGGGCGTGTGGATCCGTGAGGCCGCGCTGCTCCCGGCGTCCTACCCGCGGGCGATCGAGCGGGCCGGCGGCGTCGCGGTGCTGATCCCCCCGGCGGACGCGCTCGGCGGCCTGCCCGCCCTGGTGCGGCGGCTGGACGGCGTCGTCCTGGCCGGCGGCCCCGACGTGGACCCCGTGCTGTACGGGGCCCGCCGCCACCCGGAGACCGGCCCGCCGCAGCCCCGGCGCGACCGCTTCGAGCTGGCCCTGGTCCGCGCCGTGCTGGATGCCGGCCTGCCGTTCCTGGCCATCTGCCGGGGCATGCAGGTGCTCAACGTGGCCCTCGGCGGCACCCTCGTCCAGCACCTGCCGGAGACCGTCGGCCACGACGAGCACGGCCCGGCCCCGGGCCGGATCGGCCGCCACCGGGTGCGCATCGACCCGGCCGGGCTGCTCGGCAAGATGCTCGGCGACCAGGCCGACGTGCCCACCTACCACCACCAGGCGGTCGACCGGCTCGGCACCGGGCTGGTCCCGGTCGCCTGGACCGACGACCGGGTGGTGGAGGCGGTGGAGCTGCAGGGGCACCGGTTTGGGCTGGGCGTGCAGTGGCATCCCGAAGACGGCGACGACCCCCGCCTGTTCGCCGGCCTCGTCACCGAGGCCGCCGGGAGGTAGCCGCCCCGTCCGACCCCGTCCCGCACGCCCGGAGGCCCGAAGATCCCATGCCGCCGCACCCGCAGATCCGCCGGTTCCGCGAGCTGCTCGCCCTGTGGGGGCAGCTGACCGGAGACGACCCCTCGATCGAGGACCTGCGGCGCGCCCGGCGGCGCGTTCCGGCCGCGGCGCACACGCCGCACCCCCCGCCGGCCGAGGTGCGGGACCTGGAGGTGGACGGCCCCGGCGGCCCGGTCCCGGTGCGCCTGTACCGGCCGCGCCCGCGCTCGGCCGGGCCGCTGCCCGCCCTGGTGTACCTGCACGGCGGCGGCTTCGTGCTCGGCGACATCGACGACGTGGACGGGCTGTGCCGGGAGCTGTCGGCCCGCGTGGGCTGCGCGGTGGTGAACGTGGGCTACCGGCTGGCCCCCGAGCATCCGTTCCCGGCCGCCGTCGAGGACGCCTGGGCCGCGCTGGCGGACGTGGCCGCGCGCCCCGGGCGGTACGGCGCCGACCCTGCGCGGCTGGCGGTCGCGGGGGAGAGCGCCGGCGGCAACCTGGCCGCCGTGACCGCGCAGCGCGCCCGCGACGAGGGCCTGGCGCTGGTGCACCAGCTGCTGGTCTATCCCGTCACCGACACGGCGATGGACACCCCGAGCTGGGCCGAGCACGGCTCCGGCCTCGGCCTGGACGCCGCGATGATGGCCGCCTACCTGGACCTGTATCGGTGCGGCGCGGACCCCGCCGACCCCCGGCTGGCCCCGCTGCGCGCCGCCGACCTGTCCGGCCTGGCGCCCGCCACGGTGATCACCGCCGAGTACGACATCCTGCGCGACGAGGGCGAGGCGTACGCGCGGCGGCTGGCCGAGGCCGGGGTGCCGGTGGAGCTGCGCCGCTACCCCGGCATGATCCACTCGTTCTTCCTGCTGCCGGAGATCTTCGAGGACGGGGCGCGCGCCCGCGCGCTGGCCGCGGCCCGGCTGCGCGCGGCGTTCGCCGCCGGCCGGTCGGCCGAACCGGCGCCGTAGCAGGTCCAGCGCCGAGCCCGGCACCATGATCGATCCCCGGTGCGACACGGGCGACACCCGGCTCAGTAGGACTTGGGCAGCCCCAGTTCGTGCTGGGCGATGTGGGCGAGCACCAGCTCCTCGGCGACCGGGATGTTCTTGGCGATCCGCGCGTCGCGGAAGAACCGGGCCACCGGGTACTCCAGCGAGTAGGCCATCCCGCCGTGGGTCTGGAACGCCCGGTCGGCCGCCTGCCAGGCCGCCTCGGCGGCGGTCAGCTTGGCGATGTTGGCCTCCGCGCCGCACGGGCGCTGCCGGTCCCACAGCCAGGCGGCCTTGTAGGTCATCAGCCGGGCCAGCTCCAGCTGGGCCTTGATCCGCGCCAGCGGGAACGCCACCGCCTGGTTGGCGCCGATCGGCCGGCCGAACGGGGCCCGCTCGCGGGCGTAGGCGCAGGCGACCTCGAGCACCATCTCGCCGGACCCCACCCCGCCGGCGGCGGCCAGGATCCGCTCGGGGTTGAGGATGTCCCACAGCACCGCGAAGCCCTGGTCGACCTCGCCGAGCACCCGGTCGGCGGGCACCCGCACGCCGTCCAGGAACACCATGCTGGAGGCGACCGTGTTGGTGCCGAGCTTGGGGATCGGCCGGTAGGTCAGCGTCCCGTCCGCCACCGCCTCCTTGACGTCCACCAGCAGCACGGTGAACCCGCTGACCCGGGGCCTGGCCTCGGCGGCCGGGATCGTGCGGGTCACCAGCACCATGAAGTCGGCGCGCTCCACCCCGGAGATCCAGATCTTCTGCCCGTGCACCACGAAGTGGTCGCCGTCGCGGACCGCCCGGGTGGCGATGTTGACGGCGTTGCTGCCGGCGTCCGGCTCGGTGATGGCGAAGCAGGTGTCCAGCTCCCCGGCGGCGATCCTCGGCAGGAACTCGGCCCGCTGCTCCTCGGTGCCGTGCCGGGCGATGGTCAGCCCGCCGAACGCCGGGGTCAGCAGATACAGGAACGAGGCCGCCCCGCCCGCCCCGCCGGCCGCCAGGCTCTCCAGCGCCACCGCCAGCTCCAGCAGCCCCTGCCCGCCGCCGCCGTACTCCTCAGGGATCGCCAGCGCCGTCCAGCCGCCCTCGACCAGGTCCCGCCAGACCTCCTCGGGCCAGCGCTTGTCGGCGTCGCACCGGTCCCAGTACGCCTGGTCGTACCGTCCGGCGATCGCCCGCACCCCGTCGCGCACCGCGATCGCGCTCTCCGGAAGGTCGAAGTCCACCGCGTTCCTCCTCAGCTCATGTCGCGGGGACACCGTACCAAGTGCAGTAAGGGATTACTGACACACCTCCGCGGTGCGGTCCGGCCCGGCCGGGCAGGGCTCGCCCAGATGCCGGGCCACCAGCCGGGCGATCCGCCGGGCGACCCGGTCGGGCGGGTCGGCCGGCAGCAGCAGATGGCTCATGGTCAGCCGGATCGCCGCGTCCGCCACCTCGGTCAGCGCGTCGGGGTCCAGATGCGGCCAGCGCCGCAGCACGTGCTCGATCAGCCGGGACTTGGCGCCGAACAGCACCGGCTCGGCCCGCGTGGTCAGCAGCGGCAGCAGCTCCTCGCCGCCGGTGCCGGTCAGCACCGCCTTCTTGACCGGGTCGTCGGCCGAGGTGCGCAGCGTGAACGACACCGCCGCCTGCACCGCCGAGTACAGGTCGGTGTGCCGGGCCAGCACCTGGTCGATCCCGTCCAGATAGGCCTCGTTGTCCCGGATCACCAGGGCCTGCGCCAGCCGCCACTTGTCGCCGAACTCGTTGTAGACGGTCTGCCGGCTGACCCCGACCGCGTCCGCGACGTCCTGCATCCGGACGCCCCGGTAGCCGCGCTCGGTGAGCAGCTCGGTGAAGGCGTCCAGCAGCTGGTCGCGCAGGGATCGACCGGTGCTCATCACAGCCTCGCCTCCGTCTCCGACACCCGACGCCTCACCTTATGCGCCCGGCCGGACGGGCCGCCGGGCGGGCGCGCCGGACCCCGGGCCGCGGCCGGCGCGCGATCACGAAACGGTTTCGCGGGAATCATGCATCTTGTGGGCGGAACGGTCATTTCGTAGGTTCGCCGCGAACAGGGCGCCCTCCCGACAAGTCCATCGCAGGTCACCGTCGCGGTCCGAGATCCGGGCCGCCGGGCGGCCTGCCCGGCATCCAGGAGACGCCATGCCCGAGCTCAGACGCCGTCAGCTGCTCGCCGGAGCCGCGGCCCTCGCGGGCTTCGCCACCGTCGGGCTCAGCCCCGGCGCGGCGGCCGCCGCGACCAGGCAGCGCCCGGGGGCCAGCCGGCTGCCCTCCCTCACGGTGGGGGACCGGGCAGTGGTCGGCCGGGTCGACGCCCGCCGCGCCCTGCAGCACCTCAAGGTGCTCAGCGACGAGATCGGCTGGCGCATCGCCGGCACCTCCAGCGAGCACCGCGCCGCCCGCTACATCGCCAAGGTGCTGCGCGACCTCGGCTACAAGGTGACGCTGCAGCCGTTCCCGGTGGCCGACAAGTACCTGGCCGAGATGAAGGCGCCGCAGGTGCACTGGCAGTGCAGCGCCGCCCCGCGCGGGGCGGTCGCCTCCGCGAGCGGCCCGGTCGTCGACCTGGGCACCGCCACCGACGTCACCGAGGACGTCACCGGCAGGCTGGTGCTGTTCACCCGGGTCGCCGGCAGTGAGACCGCCCAGGCCAAGGCCGCCGCCGCCAAGGGCGCGGCCGCGGTGCTCATCGCCAACGTGCCCTCGGCGACCTTCCCCGAGCGCAAGGCCGCCGCGTTCACCCCGTCGCTGACCGAGGACGTGGCGATCCCGGTGCTGGGCGTGGCCCAGTACCACGGCGAGCAGATCCGCGGCGGGGTGTCCAGGCTGGACCTGACCGTCACCCACCACAGCGGGCTGACCTCCTACAACGTGCTGGCCGAACGGCGCGCCACGCTGCCCAACCCCGAGCGCAAGACGGTGATCGTCAGCGCCCACTACGACAGCGTCCCCGGCTCCCCGGGCGCCAACGACGACGGCAGCGGCACCGTGCTGTGCCTGGAGCTGGCCCGGGTGCTGCGCCGGCTGCCCACCCAGCAGGACATCCGGATCGCGCTGTGGGGCTCGGAGGAGTACGGCCTCATCGGGGCCCGCCACTACGTCGGCCAGCTCACCGACGAGCAGGTCGCCCAGATCAGCGGCTGCTTCCAGAACGACATGGTCGCCACCAGCCACCCGCCGGCGGGCACCTACTGGCTGCTGTCGGTGGACGGGGCCGACAACACCACCACGGCCGCCGTCGCCGCCGCGGCCGAGCGGCTCGGCTACTCCGGCCAGGTCAAGGGCCCGACCGCCCGCGGGTCCAGCGACCACGAGGCGTTCTTCGAGCGCGGCATCGACGCCGGCAACTTCAGCTGGCGGGGCGGCGAGGCGCCCAGCCAGCTCGAGCCGATCTACCACACCCCGGAGGACACCATCGCCAAGAACATCAGCCTCCAGCGGCTGCAGGTGTCGCTGGAGCTGATCGGCTGCGCCGTCTACGACGTGGCGCGCCGCTGATCCCGGCACCGGACGCCGCCCCGCGACCGGCGGGGCGGCGTCCGGTGCGGTTCAGCGCCCGGTGATCTCCTCGATCAGCTCCTCCCAGCGCGCCCCGACCACGGGCAGCGCGTACGCCTCCGCCGACCGCCGGGCCCGCTCGCCGAGCCGCCGCCGCAGCTCGTCGTCGGCGATGATCCGGCGCAGCGCCGCCGCCAGCGCGGGCACGTCCTCGGCCGGGACCAGCAGCCCGTCCACCTCGTGGGTGATCAGCTCGGCCGGGCCGGTGGGGCAGTCGAACGCCACCGTCGGCAGCCCCTTGCTCATCGCCTCCAGGATCACCATCGGCATCCCCTCGAACCGCGAGCTGAGCACGCACACCGACGCCCTGGCCAGCTCGACGCCCAGGTCGGTGGACCGCCCCATCAGCCGGACGTGCTTGTGCAGGTCGTGCTGGTCGATCAGGCGCTCGAGCTGCTCCTGCTTCGGGCCCGACCCGAAGATGCGCAGCTCCCAGTCCGGGTGGTGCGGCGCGACCTCGGCGTACGCCCGCACCAGCATGTCGTAGCCCTTCTGCCGGGTCAGCCGCCCGGCGGCGATGATCACCTTCTGGTCCGGGTCGGCGGGCCCGCCGTTCAGCTCGGGGATGGCGTTGGGCACCTGCACGATCCGCGGGCGGTCGCCGTCCAGCAGCTCCCCGAACGCCTCCACCGACGCCTGCGTCAGCACGGTCAGCAGGTCCAGCCGCGGGTAGGACCGGGCGATCCCGGACTGCAGCCAGGGCTTGTAGGCGGTCAGGTTCATGTGGTCCTGGCCGACCTTGACCACCGAACGCGGCGCGACCTCGGCGATGAGCATGTTGTGCACCGGCTTGGTGCCGATGAGCACGTCCTGGCGGCCCGTCAGCAGCGTCCGCGCCAGGCACAGGTCGGTCCACAGCGAGACGCTCTTGGCGGTCACGTCGCGGCGCGGGGTCAGCACGCTGGGAAGCCGCGACAGCAGCCGGGCCACCGGGCCCTGCGGCCCGGTCCGGTCGTCGGCGACGACCACCGTGACCCCCGGCGGGAACGCGAAGAACGGCTGCTCCGCGTTCCTGATCACGCTGATGATCTCCACGTCGTACCGGGCGGCCAGATGGCCCGCCAGGTTCAGCGCGGTCCGGATCGTGCCGCCCATGCCGTAGGCGGTCTGCAGCAGGATGCGGATCCGAACCCGCTCCCCGCGCTCGCGCCGGCCCCGCAGCGCGAGCAGCAGCCGCAGCAGCAGCAGCGCCGATCTGCGCACCAGCCGCTGCAGCCGTCCCGCCGTCCTCCGTGAGACGCCCCTCGCCTTACGCCGCCACCCCGTCACCTGCTACTCCTTCGCCGTAGGCGGATATGCCCCGTAGATCGTGAATATTCCTCTACGTTTCTTGTCCTGACGCCCGGGTGGGGTTCCCAGTTGGCCGGATCGGCGAGAAAGATCACATGACATCCCGATGGCCCAGGTCACCATGGAGATGGACGGGATGTCTGGATCGAGGGGAATCATGCCGCGTCGCCGCGTCGCCGCGGCGACAACGCCGATGGTGCGCCGTTCGCGGAGCCGCTCGTCCCGGTCGCCGACCACGACGACGCCGGCGGCTCGTTCCGGCCGTACCGGGTCTCGATCTTCCGGCGCCCGGCCGCGTGACCGGACGGGGACATCCGGACCACTTCCCGATGTCGGGTTGATAACGGACCGATTTCCCGGATAGGGATGACGGTACGTGTCCGACGGGGGACGCTTTCGCCACGGCGCTGCGCGGGACGTCCTCTCCGAACCGAACGCCCGCCGGCCGGTTGGGATCCGATCCGGTGGGTAGCTGCTGGACAGGCTTCGGGTAGGGAGGCCCGGGATGACGGGAACGGCCGAGATACTGCGTGTGGAACAGCACACGGTCGGCCTTTGGGCGGTGCTGGAGCTGACCGGCGAGCTGGACGTGGCCGGTCTGCCCGCGCTGCAGCAGCGGGTGGAGGAGATCAGCGCGGCCGACGGCCCGCCCCGGCTGGTGATCGACATGTCCGCGGTGACGTTCATGGACTCCTGCGGGCTGGGCGGCCTGGTGCGCTGCTGGAAGCGCGTCGCCGGGATGCAGGGGCGCTTCGTGCTGGTCGGGCTGCAGCCGCGGGTGGCGCGGGTGCTGGAGATCACCGGGATGCGCCGGGCCTTCGAGATCTACGACAGCCTGGAGGAGTTCACCCGCTCCTGAGCGTCCTCCGCCTCGTGCCGCCGAGGTCTTCCACTGGGTGGAAGGCCGGTGTTCGCCCGCGGTCCGCCCGGCGGCAGGATTCCGGGGAGACCTTCCCCGGACGAGGAGAACGCATGCGGACCGAACGCACCCAGGTGGCGATCGTCGGCGCGGGACCCGCCGGCCTGCTGCTGTCGCACCTGCTGCACCGGCGCGGGATCGGCTCGGTGGTCCTGGAGATCCGCAGCCGCGAGTACGTGGAACGGCGGGTGCGCGCCGGAGTGCTGGAGCAGGGCACCGTCGACACCCTCATGGAGGCCGGCGTCGGCGAGCGGATGGCCCGTGAGGGGCTGCCGCACCACGGGATCGAGCTGCGGTACGGCGGCAGGGGGCACCGCATCGCGTTCGAGAGGCTCGTGCCGGGCCGCCGCATCACCGTCTACGGGCAGCAGGAGGTCGTCAAGGACCTGATCGCCGCCCGGCTGGCCGACGGGGGCCGCATCGACTTCGAGGTCTCCGACGTGGCGGTGCACGACATCGACACCGACGCCCCCTCGGTGACCT is a genomic window containing:
- a CDS encoding STAS domain-containing protein; the encoded protein is MTGTAEILRVEQHTVGLWAVLELTGELDVAGLPALQQRVEEISAADGPPRLVIDMSAVTFMDSCGLGGLVRCWKRVAGMQGRFVLVGLQPRVARVLEITGMRRAFEIYDSLEEFTRS
- a CDS encoding acyl-CoA dehydrogenase family protein, which encodes MDFDLPESAIAVRDGVRAIAGRYDQAYWDRCDADKRWPEEVWRDLVEGGWTALAIPEEYGGGGQGLLELAVALESLAAGGAGGAASFLYLLTPAFGGLTIARHGTEEQRAEFLPRIAAGELDTCFAITEPDAGSNAVNIATRAVRDGDHFVVHGQKIWISGVERADFMVLVTRTIPAAEARPRVSGFTVLLVDVKEAVADGTLTYRPIPKLGTNTVASSMVFLDGVRVPADRVLGEVDQGFAVLWDILNPERILAAAGGVGSGEMVLEVACAYARERAPFGRPIGANQAVAFPLARIKAQLELARLMTYKAAWLWDRQRPCGAEANIAKLTAAEAAWQAADRAFQTHGGMAYSLEYPVARFFRDARIAKNIPVAEELVLAHIAQHELGLPKSY
- a CDS encoding gamma-glutamyl-gamma-aminobutyrate hydrolase family protein; this translates as MSDGVTGAPRGAPPIIGVTSYEEPARWGVWIREAALLPASYPRAIERAGGVAVLIPPADALGGLPALVRRLDGVVLAGGPDVDPVLYGARRHPETGPPQPRRDRFELALVRAVLDAGLPFLAICRGMQVLNVALGGTLVQHLPETVGHDEHGPAPGRIGRHRVRIDPAGLLGKMLGDQADVPTYHHQAVDRLGTGLVPVAWTDDRVVEAVELQGHRFGLGVQWHPEDGDDPRLFAGLVTEAAGR
- a CDS encoding M20/M25/M40 family metallo-hydrolase; this encodes MPELRRRQLLAGAAALAGFATVGLSPGAAAAATRQRPGASRLPSLTVGDRAVVGRVDARRALQHLKVLSDEIGWRIAGTSSEHRAARYIAKVLRDLGYKVTLQPFPVADKYLAEMKAPQVHWQCSAAPRGAVASASGPVVDLGTATDVTEDVTGRLVLFTRVAGSETAQAKAAAAKGAAAVLIANVPSATFPERKAAAFTPSLTEDVAIPVLGVAQYHGEQIRGGVSRLDLTVTHHSGLTSYNVLAERRATLPNPERKTVIVSAHYDSVPGSPGANDDGSGTVLCLELARVLRRLPTQQDIRIALWGSEEYGLIGARHYVGQLTDEQVAQISGCFQNDMVATSHPPAGTYWLLSVDGADNTTTAAVAAAAERLGYSGQVKGPTARGSSDHEAFFERGIDAGNFSWRGGEAPSQLEPIYHTPEDTIAKNISLQRLQVSLELIGCAVYDVARR
- a CDS encoding glycosyltransferase family 4 protein, which gives rise to MTGWRRKARGVSRRTAGRLQRLVRRSALLLLRLLLALRGRRERGERVRIRILLQTAYGMGGTIRTALNLAGHLAARYDVEIISVIRNAEQPFFAFPPGVTVVVADDRTGPQGPVARLLSRLPSVLTPRRDVTAKSVSLWTDLCLARTLLTGRQDVLIGTKPVHNMLIAEVAPRSVVKVGQDHMNLTAYKPWLQSGIARSYPRLDLLTVLTQASVEAFGELLDGDRPRIVQVPNAIPELNGGPADPDQKVIIAAGRLTRQKGYDMLVRAYAEVAPHHPDWELRIFGSGPKQEQLERLIDQHDLHKHVRLMGRSTDLGVELARASVCVLSSRFEGMPMVILEAMSKGLPTVAFDCPTGPAELITHEVDGLLVPAEDVPALAAALRRIIADDELRRRLGERARRSAEAYALPVVGARWEELIEEITGR
- a CDS encoding globin domain-containing protein — protein: MSSDARIVKETFALLEPNADRAVAYFYGRLFAEQPRLRALFPPALDAQRDRVLRVLTRLVWSLEEPAAFEDRLRRLGREHRKLGLCREHYPAVGAALVATLRRFAADAWNPRVEAAWTTVFAAAARTMADAAEADAARTPPWWLGEVVGHERRRHDIAVLTVRPGQPLPYAAGQHVTVQTSRWPRVWRPYSVANAPRPDGALTLHVRAVPAGWVSGALVRHTAVGDTVMLGPAQGDMTLDRAGERDLLLVAGGTGLAPLKALAEQALAADQGRRIDLVWGARTADELYDLPALRTLEAACPALRVIPVTADDPGSGGPHGAVPDALKRLEDLPAADMHAYVCGPAAMVARTVRTLRELGVPPDRIAHDEPDLDAAVAGLGPVAAAGITRS
- a CDS encoding TetR family transcriptional regulator, which codes for MSTGRSLRDQLLDAFTELLTERGYRGVRMQDVADAVGVSRQTVYNEFGDKWRLAQALVIRDNEAYLDGIDQVLARHTDLYSAVQAAVSFTLRTSADDPVKKAVLTGTGGEELLPLLTTRAEPVLFGAKSRLIEHVLRRWPHLDPDALTEVADAAIRLTMSHLLLPADPPDRVARRIARLVARHLGEPCPAGPDRTAEVCQ
- a CDS encoding alpha/beta hydrolase yields the protein MPPHPQIRRFRELLALWGQLTGDDPSIEDLRRARRRVPAAAHTPHPPPAEVRDLEVDGPGGPVPVRLYRPRPRSAGPLPALVYLHGGGFVLGDIDDVDGLCRELSARVGCAVVNVGYRLAPEHPFPAAVEDAWAALADVAARPGRYGADPARLAVAGESAGGNLAAVTAQRARDEGLALVHQLLVYPVTDTAMDTPSWAEHGSGLGLDAAMMAAYLDLYRCGADPADPRLAPLRAADLSGLAPATVITAEYDILRDEGEAYARRLAEAGVPVELRRYPGMIHSFFLLPEIFEDGARARALAAARLRAAFAAGRSAEPAP